A single Schistocerca piceifrons isolate TAMUIC-IGC-003096 chromosome 6, iqSchPice1.1, whole genome shotgun sequence DNA region contains:
- the LOC124802678 gene encoding inositol oxygenase-like — translation MATAQLLPQPLLDPSELLRPEPLHAGKPVSQFRDYTIDESDPIKERVRRLYHVMHTHQTVDFVRSRHEKWLKFDKLQAPILDALEQLNRLVDESDPDVDVPNIVHAYQTAERIRADHPDCDWFQLTGLIHDLGKLMAFYDEPQWAVVGDTFPVGCAWADSIVYRDTSFVDNPDGKDPRYNTKYGIYTPNCGLDNLLMSWGHDEYMYHALRHNGSKLPEIAHKIIRFHSFYPWHSGGDYMHLCNEKDVETLKWVREFNKYDLYTKSDETPDIEALKPYYQSLIDKYLPGTLSW, via the exons ATGGCCACTGCACAACTACTG CCGCAGCCGCTGCTCGACCCTTCGGAACTACTGAGGCCAGAGCCCCTGCACGCGGGGAAGCCCGTCTCGCAGTTCCGCGACTACACCATCGATGAGAGTGACCCCATCAAGGAGCGCGTGCGCAGGCTGTACCACGTCATGCATACTCACCAGACCGTGGACTTCGTCAGGA GCAGACACGAGAAGTGGCTCAAATTCGACAAGCTCCAGGCCCCAATTCTGGACGCTTTGGAGCAGCTCAACCGCCTCGTGGACGAGAGTGACCCTGACGTCGACGTGCCAAACATTGTGCACGCCTACCAGACTGCTGAGCGCATTCGCGCAGACCACCCCGACTGCGACTGGTTCCAGCTCACAGGGCTCATCCACGACTTGGGCAAG CTTATGGCGTTCTACGACGAGCCTCAGTGGGCAGTCGTAGGCGATACTTTCCCAGTGGGCTGCGCCTGGGCCGACTCCATCGTCTACAGGGACACCAGCTTCGTCGACAACCCAGATGGCAAGGATCCACGTTACAA CACTAAATACGGAATCTACACACCAAACTGTGGCCTTGACAATCTCCTGATGTCGTGGGGCCACGACGAGTACATGTACCACGCACTGAGGCACAACGGTTCCAAGCTGCCAGAGATCGCACACAAGATCATCCGCTTCCATTCGTTCTACCCGTGGCACTCCGGCGGCGATTACATGCACCTCTGCAACGAGAAGGATGTCGAAACCCTTAAGTGGGTCAGAGAATTCAA CAAGTATGACCTTTACACGAAAAGCGACGAGACGCCAGACATTGAGGCGCTGAAGCCTTACTATCAGAGCCTGATTGACAAGTACCTGCCTGGAACGCTCAGCTGGTAG